The genomic interval TGATCTTAAATATGAACCTGATAGGTTTGATCTAGGTGATATCGATAATACAAAAACACGTCACTCTAAGTCAGATAAGTTAGATTCTATAGATAATATCTTTGTGCCAATCATAGAAGGAAAAAGGCAACATCTTGAAAAAACTAAGATGTTTATAAGAGTACCTTATGAGTTCTTAAAGCAATTAAATTCTAATTGTAGCATTTCTGCAACAGCAAAGACTATAACACTCTATCTTTTTACAAAGATTTATAAATCTTCATTATCTAATAATAATGATAAAGGTAACAGAGACACGGACAGTAAGGACAAAGACAACAGGGTAACTACGGAGACTTATATTGATGCCAGTAACAGCAATAAGAATGATTACAAAGATGTTTATGATCATGCTTATGACCATGATCACTCTATAACTAATAACCTACACTCTATTGTCACTTCTTATCAAGAATTACAGAAAGAACTTAAATTACATAGAAATTCTATTTCTAGAGCATTAAAGGATTTAGAAGATAATAATCTTATTAAGCGAGATAAGCTAGTTATCAGAAACAATGATGATTATAATAGCAGGTCTGATAAATCTTTATGGCAAATATCTCTTCTGAATATATCTCTCATAAATAACAATAATCAGAAAAAACAGAAAGAGCAAAAGCAACAAATAGTAATTGAGTATAATAACAATAAAGCCTTAGAAATCGCTAAAGAATGGAAATGCACAGAATATGACCCTCCTTGCACTGATTTTGGTCAATTATATAATAAAAACTTTGTATTAAAGAACAGTATTATTAAAAATATAGATTATATAGATGTAAATCTTAAGAATTTATCTGTAAATGATTCTTCAAATATATATAAATCTGAAGAAAATTTCAAAAAAGAGTTTTTGGAAAACGAGCAAAGCTCGTTTCCATCTGAATTTTATAACAATTCTTCTTTTTTAAATGATTCTGAAGCTGGTTGTTTTGTTTCTAAGAAAGAATACTATGAAACAGCTAGTTTTAAACTACCTTGTGCTAATATACACCCCGAGATTGTTGCAAGAACCATCAAAGATATATCTGAAAATAAAGAATTAAGGCATTTCTATCCACTATCAGAAAAAGATATAGATATGCTTAACTTCAAAGCAAACAGGGGATTTAGCACTAACTTTGTAAACCAGTTACTATTGAAGCTATATATCAAATATCCTGAAAAGAAATTTAGGAATAAATTTACCTTCTTAAGCTATATGGAGAAAGTACTTGCGAACGAAAAACATCAAGGACCACTTGTTAATCATACAACATTTAGATTCAGTTGTAATATAGGTGCTGAAGAGCAGAACATGTTAGAACATGAGCAATATTTAAGCCAAATAGAGAATTCATTTGATACCAGTAAAGAAATGCAGGTAAAGAAGAAGATAGCAGGAAGATTTAGCACTTCCATAGCGTATTCAATACTAACTCAAGTAGAGTTTAAGATAAATACCAACAACAGCTTTATAAATGTATTAATTCCAAGTAACCTAGTTTTAAGCGAGCGACAAATAGATATCTTAAGTGAGCAGCTAGAAGCAGTATATGGAATGAACGGTTATTATGTGCAGGAGGTAGAAGAGGTGGAGGATACAAGCAATGAAAGAAAGAGGAGAGATGAAGAAAAGGTAATACTATATCCTAAAATCACAACATCTGATATTGTGTCTAATGGTACACATGCAGGTATTTTAGCGAAAAGTGAGGGATTAGATACGATCGAAGCAAATACAGCATGGCATCATATCAGACAAGGATTAATTGAAGAGTTAGGAGAAGCTATGTATACAGCTTGGTTTGAAAAAGCAGTAGTGAAGGAGTGCAATGATACTTCTACACTAAAGCTTACAATGCCAACAAGATTTATGGCGGATTGGGTGCATAATAATTACTCTCATGTTATACAGAGGCTTGGCTCTAGTGCAGGGGTTAAGAGAGTGGAGTATGGATATTAGTTAAAAGTATGGAGGTATGGATTTACCGATGATTACCAAGCTAAAGGAATTAGAATCGGAGAATGCCCGACTTAAAAAGATGCATGCTGAGGAAAGGTTAAGAGCCGAAAAACAATAAATGATTGCTGGTCTATGGACTTCATCATGCACGATAATTTAAAGAATAGAAGAAGATATTGTTACATCATGTTGTATCAAGTTAGGTTCTACGCCGTTGACTATACTTTACGTAGGTTGGGTTTTCACCAACTGTTCCTTACGCACTTTGCTTGGCACACTGGCGGATGGACTTAAATGCACCATTAAAAATTTTAGGCTATAATGCTCCCATGCAATCTATATCCTCTATTAGTATCTGTGCATTATGTATGACTTCTATATCTGATGTCTTATTTATTCCATAAATACGACTTTTAATTGTATCAATATTTACATCTTCATTACTGTAACCAATCCGTATAGTCATGGTGCCATTACCACCATAAATATTGCCATTGCCCGTAGTTATTGTATTATCTGTATCACTAATATAATTA from Rickettsia hoogstraalii carries:
- a CDS encoding DnaA N-terminal domain-containing protein; the protein is MQSFYPLATPSDNVGIHQYYDTTKNQSYVPITGCVLSHILSSKELSTLEKMYYILADGLSCINFSKGRNRSISLPAKSWAERLSCSKSEVFVLQKSLEDKGHFIITRDKNDQGQNKRNIITTTIPDKVFNDLKYEPDRFDLGDIDNTKTRHSKSDKLDSIDNIFVPIIEGKRQHLEKTKMFIRVPYEFLKQLNSNCSISATAKTITLYLFTKIYKSSLSNNNDKGNRDTDSKDKDNRVTTETYIDASNSNKNDYKDVYDHAYDHDHSITNNLHSIVTSYQELQKELKLHRNSISRALKDLEDNNLIKRDKLVIRNNDDYNSRSDKSLWQISLLNISLINNNNQKKQKEQKQQIVIEYNNNKALEIAKEWKCTEYDPPCTDFGQLYNKNFVLKNSIIKNIDYIDVNLKNLSVNDSSNIYKSEENFKKEFLENEQSSFPSEFYNNSSFLNDSEAGCFVSKKEYYETASFKLPCANIHPEIVARTIKDISENKELRHFYPLSEKDIDMLNFKANRGFSTNFVNQLLLKLYIKYPEKKFRNKFTFLSYMEKVLANEKHQGPLVNHTTFRFSCNIGAEEQNMLEHEQYLSQIENSFDTSKEMQVKKKIAGRFSTSIAYSILTQVEFKINTNNSFINVLIPSNLVLSERQIDILSEQLEAVYGMNGYYVQEVEEVEDTSNERKRRDEEKVILYPKITTSDIVSNGTHAGILAKSEGLDTIEANTAWHHIRQGLIEELGEAMYTAWFEKAVVKECNDTSTLKLTMPTRFMADWVHNNYSHVIQRLGSSAGVKRVEYGY